In Oxyura jamaicensis isolate SHBP4307 breed ruddy duck chromosome 20, BPBGC_Ojam_1.0, whole genome shotgun sequence, the following are encoded in one genomic region:
- the SLC35C2 gene encoding solute carrier family 35 member C2 isoform X4: MGAGAAALGRAARAAALVLFYYGFSIGITFYNKWLVKSFPFPLLATLLHLLLIFVLSALARALARCRSGRPRATLSWADCLRRAAPAALSTSLDIGLSNWSFLYVTVSLYTMTKSSAILFILLFSLLFKLEEMRVALVLVVLLIAAGLFMFTYKSTQFNTQGFMLVLCASFLGGVRWTLTQILMQKAELGLPLSISEKLFHFHEAGMLLCLEICILFLATRLLGDQLSLLNWLGFAVCLSGISLHVILKAINTKGEKTLNLNEEASSDPDLELLLHHTEHGEEEEEVETV, from the exons ATGGGGGCGGGCGCGGCAGCGctggggcgggcggcgcgggcggcggcgctggtGCTGTTCTACTACGGCTTCTCCATCGGCATCACCTTCTACAACAAGTGGCTCGTGAAG AGTTTCCCGTTCCCGCTGCTCGCCACCCTGCTCCACCTCCTGCTCATCTTCGTGCTCTCGGCGCTGGCCCGCGCCCTGGCGCGCTGCCGTTCCGGGCGGCCGCGGGCGACGCTCTCCTGGGCTGACTGCCTCCGCCGGGCGGCCCCCGCAG CTTTGTCTACTTCATTGGATATCGGACTGAGTAACTGGAGCTTCCTGTATGTCACTGTCTCCCT CTACACGATGACCAAATCCTCTGCCATTCTCTTCATCCTGCTTTTTTCACTGCTCTTCAAGCTGGAGGAAATG AGGGTAGCATTGGTGCTGGTGGTTCTGCTCATCGCTGCGGGGCTCTTCATGTTCACCTACAAGTCCACACAGTTCAACACACAAGGGTTCATGCTGGTGCTCTGTGCCTCTTTCCTTGGGGGTGTTCGCTGGACTCTCACACAGATACTTATGCAGAAGGCTGAACTGG GCCTGCCTTTGTCCATATCAGAGAAGCTCTTCCATTTCCATGAAGCAGGAATGCTGCTCTGTCTG gaaatctgcattttattcCTCGCCACACGTTTGCTGGGAGACCAACTCAGTCTCTTGAACTGGCTGGGttttgctgtctgtctgtcaggAATCTCCCTTCATGTCATTCTCAAAGCCATAAATACCAAAG GTGAAAAAACACTGAATCTAAATGAAGAGGCAAGCTCTGACCCTgacctggagctgctgctgcaccacaCTGAAcatggggaggaggaagaggaagttGAAACCGTATAA
- the SLC35C2 gene encoding solute carrier family 35 member C2 isoform X1, whose amino-acid sequence MGAGAAALGRAARAAALVLFYYGFSIGITFYNKWLVKSFPFPLLATLLHLLLIFVLSALARALARCRSGRPRATLSWADCLRRAAPAALSTSLDIGLSNWSFLYVTVSLYTMTKSSAILFILLFSLLFKLEEMRVALVLVVLLIAAGLFMFTYKSTQFNTQGFMLVLCASFLGGVRWTLTQILMQKAELGLQNPIDIMFHLQPLMFLVLFPLFAVFEGLPLSISEKLFHFHEAGMLLCLVGKLFLGGILAFGLGFSEFLLVSRTSSLTLSIAGIFKEICILFLATRLLGDQLSLLNWLGFAVCLSGISLHVILKAINTKGEKTLNLNEEASSDPDLELLLHHTEHGEEEEEVETV is encoded by the exons ATGGGGGCGGGCGCGGCAGCGctggggcgggcggcgcgggcggcggcgctggtGCTGTTCTACTACGGCTTCTCCATCGGCATCACCTTCTACAACAAGTGGCTCGTGAAG AGTTTCCCGTTCCCGCTGCTCGCCACCCTGCTCCACCTCCTGCTCATCTTCGTGCTCTCGGCGCTGGCCCGCGCCCTGGCGCGCTGCCGTTCCGGGCGGCCGCGGGCGACGCTCTCCTGGGCTGACTGCCTCCGCCGGGCGGCCCCCGCAG CTTTGTCTACTTCATTGGATATCGGACTGAGTAACTGGAGCTTCCTGTATGTCACTGTCTCCCT CTACACGATGACCAAATCCTCTGCCATTCTCTTCATCCTGCTTTTTTCACTGCTCTTCAAGCTGGAGGAAATG AGGGTAGCATTGGTGCTGGTGGTTCTGCTCATCGCTGCGGGGCTCTTCATGTTCACCTACAAGTCCACACAGTTCAACACACAAGGGTTCATGCTGGTGCTCTGTGCCTCTTTCCTTGGGGGTGTTCGCTGGACTCTCACACAGATACTTATGCAGAAGGCTGAACTGG GGCTCCAGAACCCCATTGATATCATGTTTCACCTGCAGCCGCTCATGTTCCTGGTGCTCTTCCCtctgtttgcagtgtttgaGG GCCTGCCTTTGTCCATATCAGAGAAGCTCTTCCATTTCCATGAAGCAGGAATGCTGCTCTGTCTGGTAGGGAAGCTGTTCTTGGGTGGAATTCTTGCCTTTGGTCTAGGCTTTTCTGAGTTCCTCTTGGTTTCCAGAACATCTAGCCTCACCCTTTCCATTGCTGGCATTTTTAAG gaaatctgcattttattcCTCGCCACACGTTTGCTGGGAGACCAACTCAGTCTCTTGAACTGGCTGGGttttgctgtctgtctgtcaggAATCTCCCTTCATGTCATTCTCAAAGCCATAAATACCAAAG GTGAAAAAACACTGAATCTAAATGAAGAGGCAAGCTCTGACCCTgacctggagctgctgctgcaccacaCTGAAcatggggaggaggaagaggaagttGAAACCGTATAA
- the SLC35C2 gene encoding solute carrier family 35 member C2 isoform X3: MGAGAAALGRAARAAALVLFYYGFSIGITFYNKWLVKSFPFPLLATLLHLLLIFVLSALARALARCRSGRPRATLSWADCLRRAAPAALSTSLDIGLSNWSFLYVTVSLYTMTKSSAILFILLFSLLFKLEEMRVALVLVVLLIAAGLFMFTYKSTQFNTQGFMLVLCASFLGGVRWTLTQILMQKAELGLQNPIDIMFHLQPLMFLVLFPLFAVFEGLPLSISEKLFHFHEAGMLLCLEICILFLATRLLGDQLSLLNWLGFAVCLSGISLHVILKAINTKGEKTLNLNEEASSDPDLELLLHHTEHGEEEEEVETV, translated from the exons ATGGGGGCGGGCGCGGCAGCGctggggcgggcggcgcgggcggcggcgctggtGCTGTTCTACTACGGCTTCTCCATCGGCATCACCTTCTACAACAAGTGGCTCGTGAAG AGTTTCCCGTTCCCGCTGCTCGCCACCCTGCTCCACCTCCTGCTCATCTTCGTGCTCTCGGCGCTGGCCCGCGCCCTGGCGCGCTGCCGTTCCGGGCGGCCGCGGGCGACGCTCTCCTGGGCTGACTGCCTCCGCCGGGCGGCCCCCGCAG CTTTGTCTACTTCATTGGATATCGGACTGAGTAACTGGAGCTTCCTGTATGTCACTGTCTCCCT CTACACGATGACCAAATCCTCTGCCATTCTCTTCATCCTGCTTTTTTCACTGCTCTTCAAGCTGGAGGAAATG AGGGTAGCATTGGTGCTGGTGGTTCTGCTCATCGCTGCGGGGCTCTTCATGTTCACCTACAAGTCCACACAGTTCAACACACAAGGGTTCATGCTGGTGCTCTGTGCCTCTTTCCTTGGGGGTGTTCGCTGGACTCTCACACAGATACTTATGCAGAAGGCTGAACTGG GGCTCCAGAACCCCATTGATATCATGTTTCACCTGCAGCCGCTCATGTTCCTGGTGCTCTTCCCtctgtttgcagtgtttgaGG GCCTGCCTTTGTCCATATCAGAGAAGCTCTTCCATTTCCATGAAGCAGGAATGCTGCTCTGTCTG gaaatctgcattttattcCTCGCCACACGTTTGCTGGGAGACCAACTCAGTCTCTTGAACTGGCTGGGttttgctgtctgtctgtcaggAATCTCCCTTCATGTCATTCTCAAAGCCATAAATACCAAAG GTGAAAAAACACTGAATCTAAATGAAGAGGCAAGCTCTGACCCTgacctggagctgctgctgcaccacaCTGAAcatggggaggaggaagaggaagttGAAACCGTATAA
- the SLC35C2 gene encoding solute carrier family 35 member C2 isoform X2, with the protein MGAGAAALGRAARAAALVLFYYGFSIGITFYNKWLVKSFPFPLLATLLHLLLIFVLSALARALARCRSGRPRATLSWADCLRRAAPAALSTSLDIGLSNWSFLYVTVSLYTMTKSSAILFILLFSLLFKLEEMRVALVLVVLLIAAGLFMFTYKSTQFNTQGFMLVLCASFLGGVRWTLTQILMQKAELGLPLSISEKLFHFHEAGMLLCLVGKLFLGGILAFGLGFSEFLLVSRTSSLTLSIAGIFKEICILFLATRLLGDQLSLLNWLGFAVCLSGISLHVILKAINTKGEKTLNLNEEASSDPDLELLLHHTEHGEEEEEVETV; encoded by the exons ATGGGGGCGGGCGCGGCAGCGctggggcgggcggcgcgggcggcggcgctggtGCTGTTCTACTACGGCTTCTCCATCGGCATCACCTTCTACAACAAGTGGCTCGTGAAG AGTTTCCCGTTCCCGCTGCTCGCCACCCTGCTCCACCTCCTGCTCATCTTCGTGCTCTCGGCGCTGGCCCGCGCCCTGGCGCGCTGCCGTTCCGGGCGGCCGCGGGCGACGCTCTCCTGGGCTGACTGCCTCCGCCGGGCGGCCCCCGCAG CTTTGTCTACTTCATTGGATATCGGACTGAGTAACTGGAGCTTCCTGTATGTCACTGTCTCCCT CTACACGATGACCAAATCCTCTGCCATTCTCTTCATCCTGCTTTTTTCACTGCTCTTCAAGCTGGAGGAAATG AGGGTAGCATTGGTGCTGGTGGTTCTGCTCATCGCTGCGGGGCTCTTCATGTTCACCTACAAGTCCACACAGTTCAACACACAAGGGTTCATGCTGGTGCTCTGTGCCTCTTTCCTTGGGGGTGTTCGCTGGACTCTCACACAGATACTTATGCAGAAGGCTGAACTGG GCCTGCCTTTGTCCATATCAGAGAAGCTCTTCCATTTCCATGAAGCAGGAATGCTGCTCTGTCTGGTAGGGAAGCTGTTCTTGGGTGGAATTCTTGCCTTTGGTCTAGGCTTTTCTGAGTTCCTCTTGGTTTCCAGAACATCTAGCCTCACCCTTTCCATTGCTGGCATTTTTAAG gaaatctgcattttattcCTCGCCACACGTTTGCTGGGAGACCAACTCAGTCTCTTGAACTGGCTGGGttttgctgtctgtctgtcaggAATCTCCCTTCATGTCATTCTCAAAGCCATAAATACCAAAG GTGAAAAAACACTGAATCTAAATGAAGAGGCAAGCTCTGACCCTgacctggagctgctgctgcaccacaCTGAAcatggggaggaggaagaggaagttGAAACCGTATAA